In one Streptomyces sp. T12 genomic region, the following are encoded:
- a CDS encoding GntR family transcriptional regulator gives MTFGEQPAYLRVAGDLRKKIVNGSLPPHTRLPSQARIREEYGVSDTVALEARKVLMAEGLVEGRSGSGTYVRERPVPRRISRSGFRPPSGATPFRQEQADGEARGTWESHSEQAEASGAVAERLGIGPGERVMCTRYVFRDAGETMMLSTSWEPLAVTGRTPVMLPEEGPLGGMGVVERMAAIDVVVDNVTEEVGARPGLAEELLALGGVPGHVVLVIQRTYYASGRPVETADVVIPADRYRVAYHLPVK, from the coding sequence GTGACTTTCGGTGAGCAGCCGGCGTACCTGCGCGTCGCGGGTGATCTCCGCAAGAAGATCGTCAACGGTTCGCTGCCACCGCACACCCGCCTCCCGTCCCAGGCCAGGATCCGCGAGGAGTACGGCGTCTCGGACACCGTCGCGCTGGAGGCGCGCAAGGTGCTGATGGCCGAGGGGCTGGTCGAGGGCCGCTCCGGCTCCGGGACGTACGTCCGTGAGCGCCCCGTGCCCCGCCGGATCTCCCGCTCCGGCTTCCGCCCGCCGAGCGGTGCCACCCCCTTCCGCCAGGAGCAGGCCGACGGCGAGGCGCGCGGCACCTGGGAGTCCCACAGTGAGCAGGCCGAGGCGAGCGGCGCCGTCGCCGAGCGGCTCGGCATCGGGCCCGGCGAACGCGTCATGTGCACGAGGTACGTCTTCCGGGACGCGGGCGAGACGATGATGCTCTCCACGTCCTGGGAGCCCCTCGCCGTCACCGGCCGCACGCCCGTGATGCTGCCCGAGGAGGGCCCGCTCGGCGGCATGGGTGTCGTCGAGCGCATGGCGGCCATCGACGTCGTCGTGGACAACGTCACGGAGGAGGTGGGCGCACGCCCCGGCCTGGCGGAGGAACTGCTGGCGCTGGGCGGTGTCCCCGGCCATGTGGTGCTGGTCATCCAGCGCACGTACTACGCGTCCGGCCGCCCCGTGGAGACGGCGGACGTGGTGATCCCGGCGGACCGCTACCGGGTCGCGTACCACCTCCCGGTGAAGTAG
- a CDS encoding DUF4190 domain-containing protein translates to MSIPPPSEPQQPPGPPEQLQGPYAQGQYPPPTPYPYGAPGAPGPYAYPYHPYGPHGPYGRPAPVNGVAIGALVLGILCFVPAVGLVLGLIALAQIKKKGERGKGMAIAGSVLSSVGLALWALALSTGSASDFWDGFRDAANGQGTAYALAKGDCFDTPTGNLEGDAYDVDEVPCAREHDGEVFAVVTLPGGSFPGDDEVERTADDKCYALQDGYAMDTWAVPDDVDVYYLVPSRQSWRIGDREITCLFGSTAENGTLTGSLRGDSTTLDVDQIAFLSATNAIDTALYEEPEEYPEDDLAANQAWAKDVRAALGEQIEALRGHTWPAGAKGPVAALIEEMEDARKDWARAAAATDADTYYTHYDNGYEYVDGPTTVTARKALGLDTTAPTYEDDSESEEESGSAAGLQV, encoded by the coding sequence GTGTCCATACCTCCGCCCTCCGAACCCCAGCAGCCACCGGGGCCCCCGGAGCAGCTCCAAGGGCCGTACGCGCAGGGCCAGTACCCACCGCCGACGCCGTACCCCTACGGCGCACCCGGTGCTCCGGGACCGTACGCCTACCCGTACCACCCCTACGGCCCTCACGGCCCCTACGGCCGCCCCGCGCCCGTCAACGGCGTCGCCATCGGCGCCCTCGTCCTCGGCATCCTCTGCTTCGTGCCGGCCGTGGGGCTGGTGCTGGGGCTGATCGCGCTGGCGCAGATCAAGAAGAAGGGCGAGCGCGGCAAGGGCATGGCGATCGCCGGCTCCGTGCTGTCCTCCGTCGGCCTCGCGCTGTGGGCGCTGGCGCTGTCCACGGGCTCCGCCTCCGACTTCTGGGACGGCTTCAGGGACGCCGCGAACGGCCAGGGCACCGCCTACGCGCTCGCCAAGGGCGACTGCTTCGACACGCCGACCGGCAACCTGGAGGGCGACGCCTACGACGTCGACGAGGTGCCCTGTGCCCGCGAGCACGACGGCGAGGTGTTCGCCGTCGTCACGCTGCCGGGCGGCTCCTTCCCGGGCGACGACGAGGTCGAGCGGACCGCGGACGACAAGTGCTACGCGCTTCAGGACGGTTACGCCATGGACACCTGGGCCGTACCGGACGACGTGGACGTCTACTACCTCGTCCCGTCCCGGCAGAGCTGGCGCATCGGTGACCGCGAGATCACCTGCCTGTTCGGCAGCACGGCGGAGAACGGCACGCTGACCGGCTCGCTGCGCGGCGACTCCACGACCCTCGACGTGGACCAGATCGCCTTCCTCTCCGCGACCAACGCCATCGACACCGCGCTGTACGAGGAGCCCGAGGAATACCCCGAGGACGACCTGGCGGCGAACCAGGCCTGGGCGAAGGACGTCCGCGCGGCGCTCGGCGAACAGATCGAGGCGTTGCGCGGGCACACCTGGCCGGCCGGTGCCAAGGGGCCGGTCGCCGCCCTGATCGAGGAGATGGAGGACGCCCGCAAGGACTGGGCGCGAGCGGCCGCGGCCACCGACGCGGACACGTACTACACGCACTACGACAACGGGTACGAGTACGTCGACGGCCCCACGACCGTCACCGCGCGCAAGGCTCTGGGTCTGGACACCACCGCGCCGACTTACGAGGACGACTCCGAGAGCGAGGAGGAGAGCGGGAGCGCCGCCGGCCTCCAGGTGTGA
- a CDS encoding oxidoreductase translates to MNKVWLITGASSGFGRAIAEVVLADGDVVVGAVRRPEGLDDLVAAHPDQVEALRLDVGDTGAAEAAVRDVIARHGRIDVLVNNAGRTHVGAFEETTEQELRELFDVHVFGPAALTRAVLPHMRERRSGAIVQMSSMGGQMSFAGFSAYSGTKFALEGLSEGLADEVAEFGIKVLIVEPGSFRTSLFETGRAGASADSGLYPKVSDTRGFVSGGDGSQPGDPAKAAALILAALEADRTPLRLPLGDDGVTAVLGHLDQVREDIAAWEKSTRATGFDD, encoded by the coding sequence ATGAACAAGGTGTGGTTGATCACCGGCGCGAGCAGCGGTTTCGGGCGGGCCATCGCGGAAGTGGTCCTCGCCGACGGTGACGTGGTGGTGGGTGCGGTACGGCGGCCCGAAGGGCTGGACGATCTCGTGGCCGCCCACCCCGATCAGGTGGAGGCGCTGCGGCTGGACGTCGGCGACACGGGGGCCGCCGAGGCCGCCGTACGGGATGTGATCGCGCGGCACGGCCGGATCGACGTGCTGGTCAACAACGCGGGCCGCACCCATGTGGGCGCGTTCGAGGAGACGACCGAGCAGGAGTTGCGCGAACTGTTCGATGTGCATGTCTTCGGGCCGGCCGCCCTCACCCGTGCCGTGCTGCCGCACATGCGCGAGCGGCGTTCCGGCGCGATCGTGCAGATGAGCAGCATGGGCGGGCAGATGTCCTTCGCGGGCTTCTCGGCGTACAGCGGAACGAAGTTCGCCCTGGAGGGCCTGTCCGAGGGGCTCGCGGACGAGGTCGCCGAGTTCGGCATCAAGGTGCTGATCGTCGAGCCGGGTTCGTTCCGTACCTCGCTGTTCGAGACCGGCCGGGCCGGGGCCAGCGCGGACAGCGGCCTCTACCCCAAGGTGAGCGACACCCGCGGCTTCGTCTCCGGCGGCGACGGCAGCCAGCCCGGCGACCCGGCGAAGGCGGCGGCCCTCATCCTGGCCGCGCTGGAGGCCGACCGCACGCCGTTGCGCCTGCCTCTCGGCGACGACGGCGTCACTGCGGTCCTCGGCCACCTCGACCAGGTCCGCGAAGACATCGCAGCGTGGGAGAAGTCGACCCGGGCAACGGGATTCGACGACTGA
- a CDS encoding DUF4132 domain-containing protein: MRRWEFVGDGSAKFWEAEAEGAAVTVRYGRVGADGRTQVKELDSAEAAVRYLAKVIAEKERKGYREVAARTSADEAALPDEAALPGEVVFPDEETFEVPVAWRRLVYPRRGGFARNIGGPRQDAEEFVAGRLKEEADWVEQMLSAPNSDAQIVEATRAQLSGSPSPLGAAALAAVTMHYQLPDGVFVDAWVRSHGLAFAARAVVEYFDIEAHWMQYGGQREDPWIGFRPGTTADGGHWARPKFADRMRALLAVADEGPYRQAVAALADCRGGARRRIAVSYLVPGERDWVDEACADAGAVDPTLRAMLLCSLNSPSQLDRFGGKFDVGWNDWTTPLVATLAEGTGKDFAPVLERGIDVAYGSDRVKAFAGALVELPTDDAFGILLARVEDKHVRPNLLEAMRRYPVRALRLLGKAAVGSAKYASMAEQLLAAHVQAHQKLTAAVLPDLPADVAGLVEPLLTSRDRVAEAPVEALPALLVSPPWARKRTARRARVAAEAPVAPEPQVVWLPGEREDWAGTTSWYSKWRGAYDYAKEIKTLRQGGQLKDVREARLFVVGPEKVVRPLLAVFTPEDYWDGETALRPVAARHGVHARPLMLHAAARHPATLGTLILPYLDVEVAGLVCDWLARLKSADATARAWLARHGLAAVPVLVPHAVGRAGTVRRGAEQALRLLADAHGGRASVLEAASGCGQEAVGIVEELLSADPLESALPARMPAIGAWADPALLPQILLKEGGALPADAVRHALTLLALSKPGEVYPGLDVLTETCTADSLATFAWGLFEQWRLAGMPAKESWALHALGRLGDDETVRRLTPVLRAWPGEGAHHRAVEGLNVLATIGTDVALLHLHGIAQRVPFKALKVRAQEKIAEVAEGLGLTSEQLGDRLVPDFGLDADGSTVIDYGTRRFTVGFDEQLRPYVRDADGKPRKALPAPAAKDDPELAPAERKRFAALKKDVRTVASDQVRRLEAAMVGGRSWTAAEFQGLFVAHPLLWHLVRRLVWLCEADGEVTAFRVAEDRTFADVGDDELTLPQEASVRVAHPLHLGEELGAWSELFADYEILQPFPQLGRAVHALTEEEAASNRLARFEGATTPVGKLLGLTKRGWERGEPQDAGVERWFSRRVDDGRYLVIDLDPGIPVGWVDGLGDQTFRAVWLDHSPGDHYPRRDYPLRFNGLEPVIASELLADLTEVTAK, from the coding sequence GTGCGGCGCTGGGAGTTTGTCGGGGACGGTTCGGCGAAGTTCTGGGAGGCGGAGGCCGAGGGCGCCGCTGTCACCGTGCGCTACGGGCGAGTCGGCGCGGACGGCCGTACGCAGGTCAAGGAGCTGGATTCGGCCGAGGCGGCTGTGCGGTATCTGGCGAAGGTGATCGCGGAGAAGGAGCGCAAGGGCTATCGGGAGGTCGCGGCGCGGACCTCAGCGGATGAAGCCGCCCTTCCCGACGAAGCCGCCCTTCCCGGCGAGGTCGTCTTTCCCGACGAGGAGACCTTCGAAGTGCCGGTCGCCTGGCGGCGGTTGGTGTACCCGAGGCGGGGCGGGTTCGCGCGGAACATCGGGGGGCCGCGCCAGGACGCCGAGGAGTTCGTGGCGGGGCGGCTGAAGGAGGAGGCGGACTGGGTCGAGCAGATGCTCTCCGCGCCGAACAGCGACGCGCAGATCGTCGAGGCGACCCGTGCGCAGCTGAGCGGGAGTCCCAGTCCGCTCGGGGCGGCCGCCCTGGCCGCGGTGACGATGCACTACCAGCTGCCCGACGGGGTCTTCGTGGACGCCTGGGTCCGTTCCCACGGCCTGGCCTTCGCCGCGCGGGCGGTGGTGGAGTACTTCGACATCGAGGCCCACTGGATGCAGTACGGCGGGCAGCGGGAGGATCCCTGGATCGGCTTCCGTCCCGGCACCACCGCCGACGGCGGCCACTGGGCCCGGCCCAAGTTCGCCGACCGGATGCGTGCTCTGCTGGCCGTGGCCGACGAAGGCCCCTACCGGCAGGCCGTCGCCGCGCTCGCGGACTGCCGGGGCGGGGCGCGTCGTCGCATCGCCGTGTCGTACCTGGTGCCCGGCGAGCGGGACTGGGTCGACGAGGCCTGTGCGGACGCGGGCGCCGTCGACCCGACGCTGCGCGCGATGCTGCTGTGCTCGCTGAATTCCCCTTCCCAACTGGACCGCTTCGGCGGCAAGTTCGACGTCGGCTGGAACGACTGGACGACGCCGCTCGTGGCCACGCTCGCCGAGGGCACCGGCAAGGACTTCGCCCCCGTCCTGGAGCGGGGTATCGACGTGGCGTACGGCTCCGACCGGGTGAAGGCCTTCGCGGGCGCCCTCGTGGAGCTGCCGACGGACGACGCCTTCGGGATCCTCCTCGCCCGCGTCGAGGACAAGCACGTCCGCCCCAATCTGCTGGAGGCGATGCGGCGTTACCCCGTCCGTGCCCTGCGCCTGCTGGGGAAGGCGGCGGTCGGTTCCGCCAAGTACGCGTCGATGGCGGAGCAGTTGCTGGCCGCGCACGTCCAGGCGCACCAGAAGCTGACGGCCGCTGTGCTGCCCGACCTGCCCGCCGATGTCGCCGGCCTCGTCGAACCGCTGCTGACCAGCCGTGACCGCGTGGCCGAGGCCCCGGTCGAGGCGCTGCCCGCGCTGCTGGTCAGCCCGCCGTGGGCGAGGAAGCGTACGGCCCGCAGGGCGCGCGTGGCGGCCGAGGCGCCGGTGGCCCCGGAGCCGCAGGTCGTCTGGCTGCCGGGCGAGCGGGAGGACTGGGCCGGGACCACCTCCTGGTACAGCAAGTGGCGGGGTGCTTACGACTACGCCAAGGAGATCAAGACCTTGCGGCAGGGCGGGCAGTTGAAGGATGTCCGGGAGGCACGGCTGTTCGTCGTCGGTCCGGAGAAGGTCGTCCGTCCGCTGCTGGCCGTCTTCACGCCCGAGGACTACTGGGACGGCGAAACCGCTCTGAGGCCGGTGGCCGCGAGGCACGGGGTGCACGCCCGTCCCCTGATGCTGCACGCCGCCGCCCGCCACCCGGCCACTCTGGGGACGCTGATCCTGCCGTATCTGGACGTCGAGGTCGCCGGGCTGGTGTGCGACTGGCTGGCCCGGCTGAAGTCGGCCGACGCCACGGCCCGTGCGTGGCTGGCGCGGCACGGTCTAGCCGCCGTACCCGTGCTCGTGCCGCACGCGGTGGGCAGGGCGGGCACGGTGCGGCGCGGTGCCGAGCAGGCGCTGCGGCTGCTGGCGGACGCCCATGGTGGTCGGGCGTCGGTGCTGGAGGCGGCTTCCGGGTGCGGGCAGGAAGCCGTGGGCATCGTCGAGGAGTTGCTGTCCGCCGATCCGCTGGAGAGCGCCCTTCCGGCGCGCATGCCGGCGATCGGCGCCTGGGCCGACCCCGCGCTGCTGCCGCAGATCCTGCTGAAGGAGGGCGGCGCGCTGCCCGCCGACGCGGTACGGCACGCGCTCACCCTGCTGGCGCTGTCCAAGCCCGGTGAGGTCTACCCCGGCCTCGACGTGCTGACCGAGACCTGCACCGCCGACTCCCTCGCCACCTTCGCCTGGGGCCTGTTCGAGCAGTGGCGGCTGGCCGGCATGCCCGCGAAGGAGAGCTGGGCGCTGCACGCCCTGGGCCGGCTCGGGGACGACGAGACCGTACGGCGCCTGACTCCCGTGCTGCGCGCGTGGCCCGGTGAGGGCGCCCACCACCGTGCCGTGGAGGGGCTGAACGTCCTCGCGACGATCGGCACCGACGTGGCGCTGCTGCACCTGCACGGCATCGCCCAGCGAGTGCCGTTCAAGGCTCTCAAGGTCCGTGCCCAGGAGAAGATCGCCGAGGTCGCCGAGGGGCTGGGCCTCACGAGCGAGCAGCTCGGCGACCGGCTCGTCCCCGACTTCGGCCTCGACGCCGACGGCAGCACGGTCATCGACTACGGCACCCGGCGGTTCACCGTCGGCTTCGACGAGCAGCTGCGCCCGTATGTCCGCGACGCCGACGGCAAGCCCCGCAAGGCCCTGCCCGCCCCGGCCGCCAAGGACGACCCGGAGCTCGCGCCGGCCGAGCGCAAGCGGTTCGCGGCGCTGAAGAAGGACGTCCGTACCGTCGCCTCCGACCAGGTACGGCGGCTGGAGGCGGCGATGGTCGGCGGACGCTCCTGGACGGCCGCCGAGTTCCAGGGGCTGTTCGTGGCGCATCCGTTGCTGTGGCACCTGGTGCGGCGCCTGGTCTGGCTCTGCGAGGCGGACGGCGAGGTGACGGCGTTCCGGGTGGCGGAGGACCGTACGTTCGCCGACGTGGGCGACGACGAGCTGACGTTGCCGCAGGAGGCGAGCGTGCGTGTGGCGCATCCGCTGCACCTGGGTGAGGAGTTGGGTGCCTGGTCGGAGCTGTTCGCCGACTACGAGATCCTGCAGCCCTTCCCGCAGCTGGGCCGGGCCGTGCACGCGCTGACCGAGGAGGAGGCGGCGAGCAACCGGCTGGCCCGGTTCGAGGGCGCCACCACCCCGGTCGGCAAGCTGCTCGGCCTCACCAAGCGCGGCTGGGAGCGGGGCGAACCGCAGGACGCGGGTGTGGAGCGCTGGTTCTCGCGGCGGGTCGACGACGGCCGGTATCTGGTGATCGACCTCGACCCGGGTATCCCCGTCGGCTGGGTCGACGGGCTCGGCGACCAGACCTTCCGGGCCGTCTGGCTCGACCACAGCCCCGGCGACCACTACCCGAGGCGCGACTACCCGCTGCGCTTCAACGGCCTCGAGCCGGTCATCGCCTCGGAGCTCCTCGCCGACCTCACCGAGGTGACCGCGAAGTGA
- a CDS encoding LysR family transcriptional regulator: MTMDVHVRDLRYFTTVAEELHFTRAAERLYVSQPALSKQVRALERQLGVELFRRGPQGVSLTEAGTALLPHARRVLDAWAEGAAALEAARAAARGTLVVGMSTSPGRGGLLPAIRSRFTAAHPDTVLRLRQVSWEDPTAGLAGGDADVAFVWLPLPDAERYAWTVVAQESRLVALPESHPLAARAEIDFTDLADEPFLALPTSAGPLRDYWLALEERGGRPPRVGAEVASTEETYEALVAGLGVCLVAAGNAPLITLGGVVTRPVRGLSPSRYALAWRKEDAGRPLVRAYAEACRQVPRRAGPMT; the protein is encoded by the coding sequence ATGACGATGGACGTGCATGTGCGGGACCTGCGCTACTTCACGACGGTGGCGGAAGAACTGCACTTCACCCGCGCGGCCGAGCGGCTGTACGTCTCCCAGCCCGCGCTCAGCAAACAAGTACGGGCGCTGGAGCGGCAGCTGGGCGTGGAGCTGTTCCGCCGCGGTCCGCAGGGTGTGTCCCTCACCGAGGCCGGTACGGCACTGCTGCCGCATGCGCGGCGGGTGCTGGACGCCTGGGCGGAGGGGGCGGCGGCGCTGGAGGCCGCCCGGGCGGCGGCGCGCGGCACCCTGGTGGTCGGCATGAGTACCAGCCCGGGGCGCGGCGGCCTGCTCCCGGCGATCCGCTCCCGCTTCACCGCCGCGCACCCGGACACGGTCCTGCGCCTGCGCCAGGTGAGCTGGGAGGACCCGACGGCGGGGTTGGCCGGCGGCGACGCGGACGTGGCCTTCGTCTGGCTGCCCCTGCCCGACGCCGAGCGGTATGCCTGGACGGTGGTCGCTCAGGAGTCCCGCCTGGTCGCTCTCCCGGAGTCCCACCCGCTCGCGGCCCGTGCGGAGATCGACTTCACGGACCTCGCCGACGAGCCGTTCCTCGCCCTGCCGACGAGTGCGGGGCCGTTGCGTGACTACTGGCTGGCCCTGGAGGAGCGGGGAGGCCGGCCGCCACGTGTCGGGGCGGAGGTGGCGAGCACGGAGGAGACGTACGAGGCGCTGGTGGCGGGGCTGGGTGTCTGCCTCGTGGCTGCGGGGAACGCTCCGCTGATCACCCTTGGCGGGGTGGTGACGCGTCCGGTGCGCGGGCTCTCGCCGAGCCGTTACGCGCTGGCCTGGCGCAAGGAGGACGCGGGGCGGCCGCTGGTGCGGGCGTATGCGGAGGCGTGCCGACAGGTGCCGAGGCGGGCGGGACCCATGACATAA
- a CDS encoding S8 family peptidase, producing the protein MAVMRNSRRDTRRRLAALSVAATAVLTAGLVSALPAAAAPEGRIQYAGAADAVADSYIVNLKADHARSGSKAGRALVEKYGADIERTYKKALNGYAIEASEAEAKALAADPAVASVVQNRTFSIDATQTNPPSWGLDRIDQKNLPLNSSYTYPDSAGQGVTAYVIDTGVRITHSDFGGRASYGYDAVDNDNTAQDGHGHGTHVAGTVAGSSYGVAKKAKVVGVRVLNNSGEGTTDQVVAGIDWVAQNAVKPAVANMSLGGGADSALDTAVRNAIASGVTFAVAAGNESTNASTRSPARVTEAITVGATTSGDARASYSNYGSVLDLFAPGSSITSAWNSGDSATNTISGTSMATPHVAGAAALYLAANPSSTPAQVASALTSAATTGVVTSPGTGSPNRLLYVGGGTTTPPGPRFENTGDYAIADNSTVESPVTVSGVSGNAPSALAVEVHIVHTYIGDLQVQLIAPDGTAYTLKSYGTGGSSDNIDTTYSVNASSEAANGTWKLRVSDNANIDTGRIDAWALQF; encoded by the coding sequence ATGGCAGTGATGCGTAACTCCCGAAGAGACACCCGGCGAAGACTGGCCGCCCTCAGCGTCGCGGCCACCGCGGTCCTCACCGCGGGACTCGTCTCCGCTCTCCCCGCCGCGGCCGCTCCCGAGGGCCGTATCCAGTACGCGGGCGCGGCCGACGCCGTGGCCGACAGCTACATCGTGAACCTCAAGGCGGACCACGCCCGTTCGGGCTCCAAGGCCGGACGCGCCCTGGTCGAGAAGTACGGCGCCGACATCGAGCGGACGTACAAGAAGGCCCTCAACGGCTACGCGATCGAGGCATCCGAGGCCGAGGCCAAGGCGCTCGCCGCCGACCCGGCCGTCGCCTCCGTCGTCCAGAACCGCACCTTCAGCATCGACGCGACCCAGACCAACCCGCCCTCCTGGGGCCTGGACCGCATCGACCAGAAGAACCTGCCGCTGAACAGCTCCTACACCTACCCGGACTCGGCGGGGCAGGGCGTGACCGCGTACGTCATCGACACCGGCGTCCGCATCACCCACAGCGACTTCGGCGGCCGTGCCTCCTACGGCTACGACGCCGTCGACAACGACAACACGGCCCAGGACGGCCACGGCCACGGCACGCACGTCGCGGGCACGGTCGCCGGGTCGTCGTACGGCGTCGCCAAGAAGGCCAAGGTCGTCGGCGTCCGGGTGCTGAACAACTCCGGCGAGGGCACCACCGACCAGGTCGTCGCCGGTATCGACTGGGTCGCCCAGAACGCGGTGAAACCGGCCGTCGCCAACATGTCCCTCGGCGGCGGCGCCGACTCCGCCCTCGACACGGCCGTACGCAACGCCATCGCCTCCGGTGTCACCTTCGCCGTCGCGGCCGGCAACGAGTCGACCAACGCCTCCACCAGGTCGCCCGCCCGCGTCACCGAGGCCATCACGGTCGGCGCGACCACGAGCGGCGACGCGCGCGCGAGCTACTCCAACTACGGGTCCGTCCTGGACCTGTTCGCGCCGGGCTCGTCCATCACCTCGGCCTGGAACTCCGGCGACTCGGCGACCAACACCATCTCCGGTACGTCGATGGCGACCCCGCACGTCGCGGGCGCGGCCGCGCTCTACCTCGCCGCCAACCCCTCGTCCACCCCGGCCCAGGTCGCCTCGGCCCTGACGTCCGCCGCCACGACCGGCGTCGTCACCAGCCCCGGCACGGGCTCGCCCAACCGGCTCCTCTACGTCGGCGGCGGCACGACCACCCCGCCCGGCCCGCGCTTCGAGAACACCGGTGACTACGCGATCGCCGACAACTCCACGGTCGAGTCCCCGGTGACGGTCTCCGGCGTCTCCGGCAACGCGCCCTCGGCCCTGGCCGTCGAGGTGCACATCGTCCACACGTACATCGGCGACCTCCAGGTCCAGCTGATCGCCCCCGACGGCACGGCGTACACGCTGAAGTCGTACGGCACCGGCGGCAGTTCGGACAACATCGACACCACGTACTCCGTGAACGCCTCCTCGGAGGCCGCCAACGGCACCTGGAAACTGCGGGTGAGCGACAACGCGAACATCGACACCGGCCGGATCGACGCCTGGGCGCTCCAGTTCTAG